A genome region from Prionailurus bengalensis isolate Pbe53 chromosome B4, Fcat_Pben_1.1_paternal_pri, whole genome shotgun sequence includes the following:
- the RABL2B gene encoding rab-like protein 2B isoform X2, which produces MASDRAKPCELDQEKYDADDNVKIICLGDSAVGKSKLMERFLMDGFQPQQLSTYALTLYKHTATVDGKTVLVDFWDTAGQERFQSMHASYYHKAHACIMVFDVQRKVTYKNLSTWYTELREFRPEIPCIVVANKIDADIKMTQKSFNFARKFSLPLYFVSAADGTNVVKLFNDAIRLAVSYKHNSRDFMDEVLQELENFDLEQKEEDVPDQVQRGSLESLSPS; this is translated from the exons ATGGCCAGCGACAGAGCCAAACCCTGTGAGCTCGACCAAGAGAAATATGATGCTGATGACAACGTGAAGATCATCTGCCTAGGAGACAGCGCTGTGGGCAAATCCAA ACTTATGGAGAGGTTTCTCATGGATGGATT TCAGCCGCAACAGCTGTCCACGTATGCCCTGACCCTGTACAAGCACACGGCCACGGTGGACGGCAAGACTGTCCTTGTGG ACTTTTGGGACACAGCCGGCCAGGAGCGGTTCCAGAGCATGCATGCCTCCTACTACCACAAGGCCCACGCCTGCATCATG gTGTTCGATGTGCAGAGGAAAGTCACCTACAAGAACCTGAGCACCTGGTACACAGAGCTTCGGGAGTTCAGGCCAGAGATCCCGTGCATCGTGGTGGCCAATAAAATTGATG CAGACATAAAGATGACCCAAAAGAGCTTCAATTTTGCCAGGAAGTTCTCCCTTCCCCTGTACTTTGTCTCAGCTGCTGATGGTACCAACGTTGTGAAG CTCTTCAATGATGCAATTCGATTAGCTGTGTCGTACAAACACAACTCCCGGGACTTCATGGACGAGGTTTTGCAGGAGCTTGAG AACTTTGATTTGGAGCAGAAGGAGGAAGATGTGCCAGACCAAGTGCAGCGTGGCAGTCTTGAGAGCCTCTCCCCTTCCTGA
- the RABL2B gene encoding rab-like protein 2B isoform X1 — MDCILQSLKCSLFLGPFSPHATSTSPFTPLLWGGGLDFWDTAGQERFQSMHASYYHKAHACIMVFDVQRKVTYKNLSTWYTELREFRPEIPCIVVANKIDADIKMTQKSFNFARKFSLPLYFVSAADGTNVVKLFNDAIRLAVSYKHNSRDFMDEVLQELENFDLEQKEEDVPDQVQRGSLESLSPS, encoded by the exons ATGGATTGTATCCTTCAAAGTTTGAAGTGCTCCTTGTTCCTGGGGCCCTTCTCCCCTCATGCCACCTCAACCTCACCGTTCACCCCTTTGCTCTGGGGAGGAGGGCTCG ACTTTTGGGACACAGCCGGCCAGGAGCGGTTCCAGAGCATGCATGCCTCCTACTACCACAAGGCCCACGCCTGCATCATG gTGTTCGATGTGCAGAGGAAAGTCACCTACAAGAACCTGAGCACCTGGTACACAGAGCTTCGGGAGTTCAGGCCAGAGATCCCGTGCATCGTGGTGGCCAATAAAATTGATG CAGACATAAAGATGACCCAAAAGAGCTTCAATTTTGCCAGGAAGTTCTCCCTTCCCCTGTACTTTGTCTCAGCTGCTGATGGTACCAACGTTGTGAAG CTCTTCAATGATGCAATTCGATTAGCTGTGTCGTACAAACACAACTCCCGGGACTTCATGGACGAGGTTTTGCAGGAGCTTGAG AACTTTGATTTGGAGCAGAAGGAGGAAGATGTGCCAGACCAAGTGCAGCGTGGCAGTCTTGAGAGCCTCTCCCCTTCCTGA
- the RABL2B gene encoding rab-like protein 2B isoform X4, which produces MASDRAKPCELDQEKYDADDNVKIICLGDSAVGKSKLMERFLMDGFQPQQLSTYALTLYKHTATVDGKTVLVDFWDTAGQERFQSMHASYYHKAHACIMVFDVQRKVTYKNLSTWYTELREFRPEIPCIVVANKIDDIKMTQKSFNFARKFSLPLYFVSAADGTNVVKLFNDAIRLAVSYKHNSRDFMDEVLQELENFDLEQKEEDVPDQVQRGSLESLSPS; this is translated from the exons ATGGCCAGCGACAGAGCCAAACCCTGTGAGCTCGACCAAGAGAAATATGATGCTGATGACAACGTGAAGATCATCTGCCTAGGAGACAGCGCTGTGGGCAAATCCAA ACTTATGGAGAGGTTTCTCATGGATGGATT TCAGCCGCAACAGCTGTCCACGTATGCCCTGACCCTGTACAAGCACACGGCCACGGTGGACGGCAAGACTGTCCTTGTGG ACTTTTGGGACACAGCCGGCCAGGAGCGGTTCCAGAGCATGCATGCCTCCTACTACCACAAGGCCCACGCCTGCATCATG gTGTTCGATGTGCAGAGGAAAGTCACCTACAAGAACCTGAGCACCTGGTACACAGAGCTTCGGGAGTTCAGGCCAGAGATCCCGTGCATCGTGGTGGCCAATAAAATTGATG ACATAAAGATGACCCAAAAGAGCTTCAATTTTGCCAGGAAGTTCTCCCTTCCCCTGTACTTTGTCTCAGCTGCTGATGGTACCAACGTTGTGAAG CTCTTCAATGATGCAATTCGATTAGCTGTGTCGTACAAACACAACTCCCGGGACTTCATGGACGAGGTTTTGCAGGAGCTTGAG AACTTTGATTTGGAGCAGAAGGAGGAAGATGTGCCAGACCAAGTGCAGCGTGGCAGTCTTGAGAGCCTCTCCCCTTCCTGA
- the RABL2B gene encoding rab-like protein 2B isoform X3 — protein sequence MGWRQREGVSLPYGREESSSSLLGQLGNVVEVPPKGGNLSSPLRLQFFLWCLHASHSLNVFCPRHWPCSNKLKLLSWPPILVERDLWRGFSWMDCILQSLKCSLFLGPFSPHATSTSPFTPLLWGGGLDFWDTAGQERFQSMHASYYHKAHACIMVFDVQRKVTYKNLSTWYTELREFRPEIPCIVVANKIDGGAIPASACQHSVGDPPPHISSSIPGAGNLQ from the exons ATGGGGTGGCGGCAGCGGGAGGGTGTCTCATTGCCATATGGTAGAGAAGAAAGTTCCAGCTCCCTATTAGGACAGCTTGGTAATGTTGTTGAGGTGCCCCCCAAGGGTGGAAATCTAAGCTCCCCACTGAGGCTACAGTTTTTCCTGTGGTGTTTGCATGCTAGTCATAGTCTAAATGTTTTTTGTCCTAGGCACTGGCCGTGCAGCAATAAACTAAAATTGCTTTCGTGGCCTCCCATTCTAGTCGAGAGAG ACTTATGGAGAGGTTTCTCATGGATGGATTGTATCCTTCAAAGTTTGAAGTGCTCCTTGTTCCTGGGGCCCTTCTCCCCTCATGCCACCTCAACCTCACCGTTCACCCCTTTGCTCTGGGGAGGAGGGCTCG ACTTTTGGGACACAGCCGGCCAGGAGCGGTTCCAGAGCATGCATGCCTCCTACTACCACAAGGCCCACGCCTGCATCATG gTGTTCGATGTGCAGAGGAAAGTCACCTACAAGAACCTGAGCACCTGGTACACAGAGCTTCGGGAGTTCAGGCCAGAGATCCCGTGCATCGTGGTGGCCAATAAAATTGATGGTGGGGCCATCCCTGCATCTGCGTGTCAGCATTCCGTGGGGGACCCACCACCACACATTTCCTCCTCCATTCCTGGGGCAGGGAACCTTCAGTGA